ttttttaattttctagaTTCCATTTAAAAGGTTTTATTAAATttcaatcaaaaataaataaattcaacttactttatttattttaaaaaagtatctttttctggtaaatattccttataaataatgttttaataattttattagtagtagtaatagtgcTATCACTATAGTAAGTAATATTTCTGTTActatttcttcaagttaaaccaaacttttattttgacgggatGCTGTGAAGTcctgtaaatttctgtttgtatatgatatctcgatagtttttctcaaaagaaaaggTAAAATGCTCAGAACAGTTCTAGAGTTTGTTTTTGTTCATGTACTTGTATTTCGAGGCGGCAGAGGCTAAAAACACTGCTAGCGGTCTGTGCCATTAAATTCACACAGAACATgcagaattcatatttaaatagaatcTTTGCAGCTAAATATTTACacacactagtccatatcatatTTTGATTTCAGTGTACTGACctgcttttgatttattcatccaaaattagGCAAGTTCAGTGATGTTCTGCGTTATACAgtgaattccatttttatgaGTGGATTCTGAGGTTCAATGTTTTTCACATTGTGGAAATCACAGTCAGCCCTATGGAGAGGTGAATTTCCTTAGGGAAAGGTGTGTAGTGTTTTGTTTTACAGGTCATGGAAAACCTATGAGAGAATTTTAAAATTGTGAGTGTTTCCATCCTGAAAAAGTCATGGAATAGCTCAAAGTCatgaatatttatatattagtcATAGACTtattatctaaatattgagatctAAGTCCTAAATATATTGTGTACAAGTTGCTCTCTactgaattatttttaatatagcaAACCATATTTGTGACCTAGAACtgcaaaaccagtaataagggtcaattttttttttaattgagctttatgcatcatctgaatgagtaagctttccatttatgtatgtttgttaggataggatgatatttgtctgagatacaactatataaaaaaaaaaaatcaaaatattgaggaaaaactcctttaaagttgtccaaatgaagttcttagcaatgcatatttctaatcaaaaattacgttttgatatatttatggtaggaaatttacaaaatgtcttcatggaacacgatctttacttaatattctaatgattttttgcataaaagaaaaatttataattttgaaccatacaatgcgttattggctactgctacaaatatacctgtgctacttaagactggttttgtgctccagggtcacatttgtaagttTTCGTGCATTGTGCCTCTTCGAACACGTGATCGCAGCAAAAATTTGTTTATGCACATGAAGTTTTGAAACGGTTTCAAGGCGAGGCTCTCTTGTGAAACTGTGAAATGCAGCATTGTGCATTGGAGTCCGATGGCATGTAAAAAGGTCAGAATCTGGTTGGTTACCCAAAGCCACTGTATCCCAGTAGTggttaaaagagtagttcactttcagaacaaaaatgtacagatgtaCTCGCCCCGTTggcatccaagaagttcatgtctgtcgtcagtcataaagaaatagttttttgaggaaaacatttcaggatttctctccatatagaggacttctatggtgcccccgagtttgaacttccaaaatgcagcttcaaagggctctaaatgatcccggccgaggaagatgggtcttatctagcaaaacgatctgcctttttctaaaacaaaaaataaaaaattacattttatatactttttaacctcaaatgttcatcttgtgtATACTCTGTATATTCTgattcaatacagttagggtatgtcaaaaaactcctgtctcattttctcctccaacttcaaaatcctgcttcgctgcagaagtaccaaccaagtgtttacaaagtgaacgtgcgaagaagatcaaacgccctttacaaaaaaaaaaagtaaaacgttGATGTAGAACAATTTTAAAGTTGAAAGGGGAAAAttaaatgggagttttttgacataccctaactttatTAAACcagagcatttaaggttaaaaagtatataaatttgtatttttcttttagaaaataagcaatcatttcgctagataagacccttcttcctcagttgggatcgtttacagccttttgaagctgcgtttaaactgcattttggaagttcaaactcgggggcaccatagaagtccatgcAGAACATTCCTTAAATGTTTTcgtcaaaaaacgtaatttttacgactgaagaaagaaagacatgaaaatttaggatgacaagggggtgagtatattatccaTAAATTTCcgatctggaagtgaactcctccTTTAAATAATGAGAAACCGAACATAACCATGTAAACATTTTGACATTTATCAGCTGATGTGCGATTCCTGTTTTCCAGGCCAACTGCCCCTGTTTATCGCCTTTCAACTGCCACTTCAGAGACTCCGCCCCTGGCCCCGCCCTCCAGAGATGACTGATGCCCAGAAGGCCAACGAGCTCCCTGAGTGCCCTTCAGAGGGCGGGGCCACAACAGAGGAGCAGGACATGTCTCTGAGACAAGAGACCACGCCCACCAGCTCTCCGGCGTGCGAGGAGCCAATCAGCTCGCAGAGTCCCGACAAACAGCCGGCCCCCGGCTTGCTCTCCATGCCGTGCTTATTAAAGGAGCTTCATAGAGACTCCGCCCCTGGGCAGCCGTCAGAAACAGACCCGCCTCCGGCCGCCGCTCAGTCTTGCGCGCAGGAAGACAGCGATTCTTCCGTCTGCCTGCGGTCGCCGTCCTCCTCTGGTCATCTGGGAGACTCCGACACACTTTCGTCGGCGGAGGAAGCGCCCGTGCCCGTTCAGACCGCCGGCAGGAAGTCGCGGCGTTCGCATTCTGAGAGCGACACGTCCTCCGTCGCAATGGCGGCTAAGAAGAACCGCTGCCAGGAGAAGCAGGTGAACGGCCGTGTTCGTGTCAGAGGTCCGCGGAGTCAGCAGCAGAAGCAGC
The genomic region above belongs to Garra rufa chromosome 19, GarRuf1.0, whole genome shotgun sequence and contains:
- the ark2n gene encoding protein ARK2N; protein product: MTDAQKANELPECPSEGGATTEEQDMSLRQETTPTSSPACEEPISSQSPDKQPAPGLLSMPCLLKELHRDSAPGQPSETDPPPAAAQSCAQEDSDSSVCLRSPSSSGHLGDSDTLSSAEEAPVPVQTAGRKSRRSHSESDTSSVAMAAKKNRCQEKQVNGRVRVRGPRSQQQKQRMRQLRQKREAAARRKPDVLQDSSTSDSDITAHSSSSSPLTASSDNEGETINSHAPVGPAVIGHYDISDTHSEQEQQSQSLSGAVEVQPSQVSLASTDSEVEIVGVQENASVVSRFPRGGVIQSLSSWKQRAPAQWTSVSAQSGWVPPPEVVDLTLDEDRHRYLL